One Eubacterium sp. 1001713B170207_170306_E7 genomic region harbors:
- a CDS encoding GntR family transcriptional regulator, protein MKKEIPLYLFICKKIEDDIYNGKLKLGDPLPSEPKISKQMGASRNSVRKALRLLQENNLIFCSHGKNAQVIFDSRLPEHRGAYEKRFENRRHGISDIYRMLSILLPSITTYGVSRCSREDYRTLYEMAENLDSANPIEMFAFHCRFVRNILRRTDNPFVIELFEQLCDFVRIDSIHSSFTGHTLHEGLSEKDIKGWYKELLDYAAKQNFKHFHHLLLQGLNEISKRFDAVHIANAPAPAEAEHFNWFIDNAPTPLYLRIASDIMWESEKSGNVAGDFLPSESELRRTYSVSPVTVRKALSILNSLGLTRTFNGKGTQIVFERPHSQEVLGQLDEYLSSLQILRYSCKAIAFDAFKSMTEEDKKYILNFLESRRYSRGVTTVLTDTLITSIQSPAMQNIYEHLKIKLAYGVILKTFVSNDDYDRVDRLLYGDMDKLAKAVTNNDTALLGKIIENTYRHTYEYSENKLKLLYSEQPDEIKEKTS, encoded by the coding sequence TTGAAAAAAGAAATTCCATTGTATCTATTTATTTGCAAAAAGATTGAGGATGATATTTACAACGGCAAATTAAAACTGGGTGACCCCCTGCCATCTGAGCCTAAAATCAGCAAACAAATGGGTGCCAGTCGCAATTCCGTTCGAAAAGCCCTGCGTCTGCTGCAGGAGAATAATCTTATATTCTGCTCCCATGGTAAAAACGCTCAGGTAATTTTTGACAGCCGCCTGCCGGAGCACCGCGGCGCCTATGAAAAACGCTTTGAAAACCGGCGTCATGGCATCAGTGACATATACCGGATGCTTTCCATTCTCTTACCCAGCATCACGACATATGGCGTTTCAAGATGCAGCCGCGAGGATTACAGGACTCTTTATGAGATGGCCGAAAACCTGGATTCTGCCAACCCGATTGAAATGTTCGCTTTTCATTGCCGGTTTGTCCGCAATATCCTGAGACGAACAGACAATCCTTTTGTCATCGAGCTTTTTGAGCAGCTTTGTGATTTTGTCCGGATTGATTCCATTCACAGCAGCTTTACCGGCCATACGCTCCATGAGGGGCTTTCTGAAAAAGACATTAAGGGCTGGTACAAAGAATTGTTGGATTACGCTGCTAAGCAGAATTTTAAACATTTTCACCACCTGCTGCTCCAGGGGCTCAATGAAATCAGCAAACGCTTTGACGCTGTCCATATAGCCAACGCGCCTGCGCCCGCGGAGGCCGAGCATTTCAACTGGTTTATCGACAACGCGCCGACACCGCTCTATTTAAGGATTGCCAGTGACATTATGTGGGAGAGCGAAAAATCCGGCAACGTGGCCGGCGATTTCCTTCCTTCCGAATCAGAGCTGCGCAGAACTTACAGCGTATCGCCGGTTACGGTTCGCAAGGCCCTGTCGATCCTGAACTCCCTCGGTCTGACCAGAACCTTTAATGGAAAGGGTACACAAATCGTCTTTGAGCGTCCCCATTCGCAAGAGGTCCTCGGTCAGCTTGACGAATATCTGAGCAGCCTTCAGATTCTGCGCTACTCCTGCAAGGCCATCGCTTTTGACGCCTTCAAATCCATGACTGAGGAGGATAAAAAATATATTCTCAACTTTCTGGAAAGCAGACGTTACAGCCGCGGCGTCACCACCGTCCTAACCGATACTCTGATCACATCGATCCAGTCCCCGGCCATGCAGAATATCTATGAGCATCTGAAGATTAAGCTGGCCTATGGCGTTATCCTTAAAACCTTTGTCAGCAACGACGATTATGATCGTGTTGACCGGCTTTTATACGGCGATATGGATAAGCTTGCGAAAGCTGTCACAAACAATGACACCGCCCTGTTGGGAAAAATTATTGAAAATACCTACAGGCATACCTATGAGTATTCAGAGAACAAATTGAAGCTTCTATACTCAGAGCAGCCCGATGAAATTAAGGAAAAGACGTCCTGA